In Pseudomonas deceptionensis, a single window of DNA contains:
- the pqqE gene encoding pyrroloquinoline quinone biosynthesis protein PqqE — protein MQSTGSNLPDSRIPPKPEVGLPLWLLAELTYRCPLQCPYCSNPLDFAQQGKELSTEQWIKVFREAREMGAAQLGFSGGEPLVRQDLAELISEARKLGFYTNLITSGIGLTEQKISDFKKAGLDHIQISFQASDEQVNNLLAGSKKAFAQKLEMARAVKAHGYPMVLNFVTHRHNIDKIDRIIELCIALEADFVELATCQFYGWAQLNRVGLLPTKEQLVRAERVTNEYRAKLEAEGHPCKLIFVTPDYYEERPKACMNGWGSIFLTVTPDGTALPCHGARQMPVEFPNVRDHSMQHIWYDSFGFNRFRGYDWMPEPCRSCDEKEKDFGGCRCQAFMLTGDASNADPVCSKSPQHDLILKAREEAEHATQTIEQLAFRNERNSRLIAKG, from the coding sequence GTGCAGAGCACTGGATCGAACTTGCCTGACAGCCGTATCCCGCCCAAACCTGAAGTCGGCCTGCCGTTGTGGCTGCTGGCTGAACTGACCTACCGCTGCCCGCTGCAATGCCCCTATTGCTCCAACCCGCTGGATTTCGCCCAGCAAGGCAAAGAGTTGAGCACCGAGCAGTGGATCAAGGTATTTCGCGAAGCACGGGAGATGGGCGCAGCCCAGCTCGGGTTCTCCGGTGGCGAACCGCTGGTGCGACAGGACCTGGCCGAGCTGATCAGTGAGGCCCGCAAGCTGGGCTTCTATACCAACCTGATCACCTCGGGCATAGGCCTGACCGAGCAAAAAATCAGCGACTTCAAAAAGGCCGGGCTGGACCATATCCAGATCAGCTTCCAGGCCAGTGACGAGCAAGTGAACAACCTGCTGGCCGGCTCGAAAAAAGCCTTCGCGCAAAAGCTCGAAATGGCCCGCGCCGTCAAAGCCCACGGCTACCCGATGGTGCTGAACTTCGTCACCCACCGGCACAACATCGACAAGATCGACCGCATCATCGAGCTGTGCATTGCCCTTGAGGCCGACTTCGTCGAGCTCGCCACTTGCCAGTTCTACGGCTGGGCCCAGCTCAACCGCGTCGGGTTGCTCCCGACCAAAGAACAGCTGGTGCGCGCCGAGCGGGTAACCAATGAATACCGCGCCAAACTTGAAGCTGAAGGCCACCCCTGCAAGCTTATTTTCGTTACCCCGGACTATTACGAAGAGCGCCCCAAGGCCTGCATGAACGGCTGGGGCAGCATCTTTTTGACCGTAACGCCTGACGGCACCGCCCTGCCGTGTCATGGTGCACGGCAAATGCCGGTCGAGTTTCCCAACGTGCGCGACCACAGCATGCAACACATCTGGTACGACTCGTTCGGCTTCAATCGTTTTCGAGGTTATGACTGGATGCCCGAGCCTTGCCGCTCGTGCGACGAGAAAGAAAAGGACTTCGGCGGCTGTCGTTGCCAGGCCTTTATGCTCACCGGGGACGCCAGCAACGCGGACCCGGTGTGCAGCAAGTCGCCGCAACACGACCTGATTCTCAAGGCGCGCGAAGAAGCCGAGCACGCCACCCAGACCATCGAACAACTGGCCTTCCGAAATGAACGAAACTCACGTCTCATCGCAAAAGGTTGA
- the pqqD gene encoding pyrroloquinoline quinone biosynthesis peptide chaperone PqqD, with protein sequence MSFDRSKIPTWRTGYRFQYEPAQKGHVLLYPEGMIKLNDSAALIGGLIDGQRDVAAIIGELDQQFPGVPELGADIEQFMEVARAEHWIELA encoded by the coding sequence ATGAGCTTCGATCGCAGCAAAATCCCGACCTGGCGCACCGGCTACCGCTTTCAGTACGAACCGGCACAAAAAGGCCACGTGCTGCTGTACCCCGAAGGCATGATCAAACTCAATGACAGCGCCGCCTTGATCGGTGGCCTGATCGACGGTCAACGCGACGTCGCAGCCATTATTGGCGAACTGGATCAACAGTTCCCCGGCGTACCCGAGCTCGGCGCAGACATCGAGCAATTTATGGAGGTCGCTCGTGCAGAGCACTGGATCGAACTTGCCTGA
- the pqqC gene encoding pyrroloquinoline-quinone synthase PqqC, producing MTQAPLSTADFEAALRAKGAYYHIYHPYQVAMYEGRATREQIQGWVANRFYYQVNIPLKDAAILANCPDREVRREWIQRLLDHDGAPGEDGGIEAWLRLGQAVGLDPDQLRSQELVLPGVRFAVDAYVNFARRASWEEAASSSLTEMFAPQIHQSRLDSWPQHYPWIDPAGYEYFRTRLGQARRDVEHGLAITLQHYTTWEGQQRMLEILQFKLDILWSMLDAMTMAYELNRPPYHSVTTERVWHKGITL from the coding sequence ATGACCCAAGCCCCACTCTCCACCGCCGATTTCGAAGCCGCGCTGCGGGCCAAAGGCGCGTATTACCACATCTACCACCCCTATCAGGTGGCGATGTACGAAGGCCGCGCGACCCGCGAGCAGATTCAGGGCTGGGTCGCCAACCGCTTCTACTATCAGGTCAACATCCCGCTCAAGGACGCCGCCATCCTGGCCAACTGCCCGGATCGCGAAGTACGCCGCGAGTGGATTCAACGCCTGCTCGACCATGACGGTGCTCCCGGAGAAGACGGCGGCATCGAAGCCTGGTTGCGCCTGGGTCAAGCGGTCGGTCTGGACCCGGACCAACTGCGCTCCCAGGAACTGGTCCTGCCCGGCGTACGCTTCGCGGTAGACGCATACGTCAACTTTGCCCGCCGCGCCAGCTGGGAAGAAGCCGCCAGCAGCTCGCTAACCGAGATGTTCGCGCCGCAAATCCACCAGTCACGCCTGGACAGCTGGCCGCAGCACTACCCGTGGATCGACCCGGCCGGCTACGAGTATTTCCGCACCCGTCTGGGCCAGGCCCGGCGCGACGTGGAACACGGGCTGGCGATCACCCTGCAGCACTACACCACTTGGGAAGGCCAGCAGCGCATGCTGGAAATTCTCCAGTTCAAACTCGACATTCTTTGGAGCATGCTCGATGCCATGACCATGGCCTACGAGCTGAACCGCCCGCCGTATCACAGCGTGACCACCGAACGGGTCTGGCATAAAGGAATCACCCTATGA